The segment CGCAGGGCTGACCGTAAGCATGCATACCGACCCCGACCTGTTCGCCGAACGCGGCCTCGACCCGGCACCCGATCAGTCCGGCATCGTCACCGAACGCGGAACCCTCAGCGAGTACCAGCCGGGCGACCTCGTCGAAGTCACCATCCGCTTCAACGCCGATCCCAACAAGGCGCAATCGCACGCCCACCTGATCGCACTCGAAGCGCGCCGCGAAATGCTCGGCCTGCCGGTCGCCGACATCGAGGTGACACCCGCCGACAACCCTGCCGAGGTCGACGTGACCGACGCCGTCGAGGAAGCACTCGCCGCCGGCCGCGGCGGGATCGTCTACTTCGACACCGTCGTCTGGCACCTGGTCGTGACGAAGGGCTTCTTCACCGAACCCACGCTGCCGCTGTCCGAACTGCTCGACACCGCGGGGTACATCGTCGCCCACGACTTCGTCGCCCGCGCCGGGACCGACGTCGACGACATCCTGGATCAGCAGCGCACCGCTCACATCCGCGAGGAGTACCAGCTGCCGTCCGCGCACGCCGCCGACGTCGCCCTCACCATTGGACGCCTGGTCGTCCGCACCGAGACCGAGCAGGATGAGCTGATCGAGAAGCGCATGCAGGCGGACCCGCACTACTTCGACGTCCTCGGCGACGACCGCGCTCACATGCCGGTGGTCGAGGTCGTCGTCAGTCGGATCAACCAGGCGCGGGACCGCTCCGATGATGACGGCAAGAGGGCGGTTACCGGCTTCCGTCGGGTCTCAACGACGCTCCTCCGGCACGTGTCCACCACCAAAGCGAAGGCGGGTGCCCTGTACCTCGCGGCCCGAGGCGCCGCGATCGACGGCGATCTCGAAAACGCCGAGAGACTTCTTCATGACGCCGCACGTATCGATCGCGACGCCTTCGCGCCGCGTTTGATGCTCTCGTCGCTCACCATCCTCAGGGATGACTTCACGCGGGCGCAGACGCTCCTCATCGAGATCGGAGCCTACGAGGGCGACCCGGTGCTCGACACTGTGAACGAGATCCTGGCGAACACCGGACCGGAACCCGGACGAAACGAACCTTGCTGGTGCGGGTCGGGTCGCAAGTACAAGTCCTGCCATCGGGGCAAGCCCCCGGTCAACGAGGAGCAACGCGCTTTCCTGGTGAGTCTGAAAGCCGCGGAGTTCCTCGGCTGGTCGGGCGGCCTCGATGCGGTCGAGTCCCTGCACGACCTCCGCGTCAGTTTCATCTCCGATCCCGACGTCTTCGACGTGCTCTCCGAAGACCGCGAACTCGCCATCGACATCATGCTGATCGAGGGCGGCGCTTACGCCCGACTGCTCGACGTGGCCCGCGACTACCTGACCGAAGACGACGTCACCTACATCGAGGGAATCCTCGAACGCGGACGGTCGGTCTTCGAGATCGAGGACGTCGAACCCGGTATCGGGATGACGCTGCGCGACCTCCGCGACGACCAGCGCTACCAGATCAGCGAGGAACGCGGGAGCAGCGCCGTCCAGCGCGGGACGTTCATCTGTACCCGCCTCGCACCGAAGGGCGACACGTTCACCGCTGTCGTGACGCCCGATCCGGTTGCTGCACACGATGCGCCGATTCTGACCCAGATGCTCGTCGACGGCATCCCGCCGGTCGAGCTCATCACCATGCTGAGCAGCCGATTCATCCAACAGTCCGCGCTCATCGACGACCTCGCCGAGAACGGCGCGCACCTCGCCTCACTACGCCTCACGCAGCCCGAGGCGGTGAAGGCATGGCTCGACGACAACCTCGAATGGTCCGTCGACTGCTGGATCATCGAGGACGACATGAATCTCCGGGGCCAGGTGCGTCTCGAAGTGATCGACAACGCGACCACAGCGAAGATCATCGCCTTCG is part of the Gordonia phthalatica genome and harbors:
- a CDS encoding YecA family protein encodes the protein MDGEEAFTTAIELLREHGPLSEDEWIDLLVKHEVDEDTATEIVVDGDHPAVLLLDSRLAVVDDLVDRLHFTHRLTADEIASDILLDTIDLYPMTGRVAGLTVSMHTDPDLFAERGLDPAPDQSGIVTERGTLSEYQPGDLVEVTIRFNADPNKAQSHAHLIALEARREMLGLPVADIEVTPADNPAEVDVTDAVEEALAAGRGGIVYFDTVVWHLVVTKGFFTEPTLPLSELLDTAGYIVAHDFVARAGTDVDDILDQQRTAHIREEYQLPSAHAADVALTIGRLVVRTETEQDELIEKRMQADPHYFDVLGDDRAHMPVVEVVVSRINQARDRSDDDGKRAVTGFRRVSTTLLRHVSTTKAKAGALYLAARGAAIDGDLENAERLLHDAARIDRDAFAPRLMLSSLTILRDDFTRAQTLLIEIGAYEGDPVLDTVNEILANTGPEPGRNEPCWCGSGRKYKSCHRGKPPVNEEQRAFLVSLKAAEFLGWSGGLDAVESLHDLRVSFISDPDVFDVLSEDRELAIDIMLIEGGAYARLLDVARDYLTEDDVTYIEGILERGRSVFEIEDVEPGIGMTLRDLRDDQRYQISEERGSSAVQRGTFICTRLAPKGDTFTAVVTPDPVAAHDAPILTQMLVDGIPPVELITMLSSRFIQQSALIDDLAENGAHLASLRLTQPEAVKAWLDDNLEWSVDCWIIEDDMNLRGQVRLEVIDNATTAKIIAFAEDGLESIIDSIVEVDADATVVDERHLTADELADELEAAAEPKGPHLRSVD